The Haloarcula sp. CBA1127 genomic interval CCGGGAGAACATCCTGGTCGACGAGCCGACCTGTCATTCCTGTCCGGTTGCCTGCAAGAAGGAAGTCGAGGTACAGGCGATGCACAAGGGCGAGGAGATGAACGTCCGCACCGAATCCTACGAGTACGAGTCCGCGTGGGCGCTCGGCCCGAACTCCGGCCACGTCGAACGCGACAAGATTGCAGTGATGCTCGACCGGTGTAACGACCTCGGCGTCGACACCATCGATGTTGGTAACACCATGGCGATGACGATGGAGATGACCGAGGAGGGCAAACTCGACGAACTTGACGACGGTCTGGACTGGGGCGACGCCGACACGATGATCGATATGATCGAGATGATCGCCCACCGCGAGACGGAACTCGCGGACCATCTCGCCGAGGGGCCGGACCACCTCGCCGAGGAGTTCGACGCCCACACCAACTCCCTCGCGGTCAAGGGCCAGACGATGGCCGCCTACGACCCGCGCTGTATGAAGGGGATGGCAATCGGGTACGCGACCTCAAACCGCGGGGCGTGTCACCTGCGCGGCTACACCCCAGCAGCCGAAATTCTCGGTATCCCGGAGAAGGTTGACCCGCGAGAGTGGGAGGGCAAAGGCGAGCTGTGTGCTACCTTCCAGGACCTGCACGCTATCAGCGACTCCTTCGACATCTGCAAGTTCAACGCCTTCGCAGAGGGAATTGAGGAGTACGTCCTGCAGTACAACGGCATGACCGGGCTGGACGTGAGCGAGGAGGAACTGATGGAGGCCGGCGAGCGCGTCTACAACCTCGAACGGTACTACAACAACCTCGCGGGCTTCGACGGGTCCGACGACGACCTGCCAAACCGGTTCGTGGAGGGCGACGAGCACGCGATGCCGGCCCAGGGCGGCTCCGAAGGCGAACTCGCGGAACTCTCGAAGATGAAAGACGAGTACTACGAGGTCCGTGGCTGGGAGAACGGCGTCGTTCCCGACGAGAAACTCGACGAACTGGGAATCGACATCGGCCCCGGAACCGGCGTCAGCTCCGGCGGCGCAGCGGCACCGAGCGACGACTGAGATAGCGCCGGCCGTCGAACACATTTCACTTCTCTAATGCGCAAGGAAGATATCGACGACTTCGAATTTCAAGTAGAGTCCCGACTGACCAGCCACGGCGTGTACGTTACTGACTTCGCCGACGAGGGCGAAACGTACCGGCTCACGTACGAGTCGATTTCGGCCGACGAGGCGGCTGTCATTCCCCACCGAGAGATCGGCCGCGTCGTCAACGTCTTCCGGGACCTGCACGCCGATGACTGGTCTGGGGTCGACATCGAGGCGACGGTAACGGACCTCGAGGACACCGAACTCGGCGAGTGGTCGGTCGACAGCGAGTGGATCGACGAGCTTGAAAACGGCGACCTCTCGGAGACGGCGTTCTCCCAGCGCGTGCTGGAGACGATTACAGTGCGGAACTGACCGCCAGCACGTCTTATGGGTCGGAGCTGATCGCCAGCACGGCCCTGATTTCCAGCGTCGTCTCGAACTCCTCGCTTCTGTCCAGCCGCCGCCCGTCGCGCTCGAACTGGGCGGCGTGGGCCCGCCGAACCGCGTCCTGTTCGCGGTCGCTCAGTCCAAGTTCTGTGCCGATACTGTCCCAGTGGCCCGACTCCGCACAGACGTAATCGGCCTCTCTGGGGCCGCTGATGCGTTCGTATTCCCTGTCGTAGGTATCCCGGTTCGCTTGGAGATACGTCTGGGTCCGTTCGAGTAGCTCCGGGAGCTGGTCGAGCGGAATGCTCGCACGCGTGCCAGCCAGCAGGACGATCTGCCCCTCGATCGGGTACGATGAATCAGCCATCGCGTCCCGGTCAGCCGCCCGCTCGCATCGCCTTCTGTGCGAACTTCTCGATGAGCGGCTCCAGCGTCTCCGGGTCACCGTCGAACTGGATCGTTACCTCGTTGAGTTGGAGGCTGGGGCCGATAGCGACTTTCTCCTCCGAGAGTGTCGCCGCCCAGCCGTCGCCTTCGACGGTCGCTTCGCCCCGTTGCTCGCCGCCGAGGTTCTCCAGATACCCGATAGCGGCTCGGACCGAGATGCCGCGAAAACTCCGTTCACGCTCCATCGTGTGGTCGTTACGGATGCGGTCGTCTAAACCTATCGGCGGTCCAGCGCTCGTTCGCCACACCCGCGCTATCCCGAGGTGTCACTCTGCCGGACAGTGACGGTCTACCCCGGCCGGATACCGTCGTCGACGATGCGGGCGTTGCGCTCGCGGTTGATGCGCTCGTCCAGATCGGCGTGGTCGTAAATCTGGGCAATGACGGCGGCGTGCAGGTCGCGCCAGGCCATCGCGTAGATGGGTGACTGACCCCAGGCCCGGAGTTCGACGACGTACTCGTCGTAGGCCTCCCACCGACTCTCGAACTGCTCGATGTGGTCGACGACGGCGCTGGCCGGCTCTTCGGTATTGAGCGCGGCGTTGAGTTCCCGCTCCCAGCCACCAACGGCCTGTTCCATGTCGCGTTTCGTGTCCTCGCTGTCCGGCGGCAGCGAGTCGACAATCCCGGACGGAATCCCCAGTTCGATATTGTCCATACCGCCACACATGGTTCGTGGCCAATAAACCCCAGCGATGGCGAACATGTTCGTCTCTACTGATTTGTGATGGCGGGGTGTAGTGCGCACATGAGCAGTGAGACAGTAGAGCGACAGTCGTCGGCACCGGACCTGACTACTGTCGAGGTCAGGTGCACCGGCCACGTTCGCCGGGTCGTCGGCGAACCGTCGCTGTCATACACGTTCGAAGGGGACACGCTACGTGACTTCCTCGATGCATTCTTTCAAGAGTACGACGTGGGCGATATGCTCATCGCGGAAACCGAAGCCGACGCCACCACCGAGGGCTGGGCCCCGGAGATGGCGGAACTGCCGGGTGACTGGGCGAAAAACCCCGAAGGTGAACAGACCAGATGCTACGCGCGAGTGGCGGTCAACGGTGAGTTCAACGAACATCTCGACGGACTGGACACGGAACTGGAAGCCGGCGACCGCATCGGGTTGCTATACCCGTTCATTT includes:
- a CDS encoding aldehyde ferredoxin oxidoreductase family protein → MTDLGGFQDHVARIDLGDGDVAYEGIDEEDAKKYIGARGLGVKYVFDQGPDVDPLGPDNLLAFMNGPLTGTQVTMSGRIAICTKSPLTGTVTDSHHGGWSGARLKWSGFDGLLFEGQADEPVYALVEDGEVELRDASHLWGQGVHDTIDDLEGEIEDGSLGKNLSVMAIGQGGENEVKYACIVNEDDRASGRGGTGCVMGNKNLKAVVVKSSTRMPKPKDQETFQEGHKQAMQVIQESDVTAPNEGGLSMYGTNVLMNPTEEMDGLPTKNGKYSSTRAYSDAEGDGERIIDSENVSGENVRENILVDEPTCHSCPVACKKEVEVQAMHKGEEMNVRTESYEYESAWALGPNSGHVERDKIAVMLDRCNDLGVDTIDVGNTMAMTMEMTEEGKLDELDDGLDWGDADTMIDMIEMIAHRETELADHLAEGPDHLAEEFDAHTNSLAVKGQTMAAYDPRCMKGMAIGYATSNRGACHLRGYTPAAEILGIPEKVDPREWEGKGELCATFQDLHAISDSFDICKFNAFAEGIEEYVLQYNGMTGLDVSEEELMEAGERVYNLERYYNNLAGFDGSDDDLPNRFVEGDEHAMPAQGGSEGELAELSKMKDEYYEVRGWENGVVPDEKLDELGIDIGPGTGVSSGGAAAPSDD
- a CDS encoding MoaD/ThiS family protein, translating into MSSETVERQSSAPDLTTVEVRCTGHVRRVVGEPSLSYTFEGDTLRDFLDAFFQEYDVGDMLIAETEADATTEGWAPEMAELPGDWAKNPEGEQTRCYARVAVNGEFNEHLDGLDTELEAGDRIGLLYPFIFCC